The genomic segment CCTACACTACTATCCACCTGTGCTAGTAATGTAGTTGGAATTTGTATGAGTGGAATCCCTCTTAAAAAAGTTGCGGCTGCAAAACCACTCATATCTCCAACAACTCCACCACCTAAGGCAATTATAATATCTCCTCTGTTTATCTTAAAATCTAAAAGTTTATCATACACCTCTAAAAGAGTTTCGAAGGACTTGCTTTCTTCACCAGCTTTTACAACAATTTTAAAAGTTTCAAATCCTGACTCTTTTAATGAACAAATAAGCTTTTGCCCATAAAATCCATTAACATTAGAATCTGTTACTACGGCTATTTTTCTTCCTTTATATATCTTCTTAACTTCTGCTCCAATTTCCTCTAGTAATCCATTCTTAATGTATATTGGATAGCTTCTGCTAGAAGCTTTAACTTCTATACTATACACCTTTACTTATCTCCTTTCTCTTATTAGTTGCATTCTCAAACCTTTTCTTTAGAAAAGCTTCATCATGATTTATTATTGCATCTTTTATTTCTTTTATATTATTTTCAAAGTCTTCAATTTTGCTAACTATATTTTCTTCATTATAAAAAAGTAATTCAGGCCATAATTCACCATTTATAGTAGCAACTCTAGTGGTATCCTTAAAACTTCCTCCAACAAACTGGGGTATTCCGACAATTAAACTATTACAATCTATTAAGGAAACAGCTATAACATGTGGTAACTGGCTTGTATAAGCAATTATATCATCATGCTGATTCGGTGTAAGTCGTACCACACTTTTACACCCCATTCCCCTAACTATCCCCGTTACTAAATTTATATTCTCCTCTTTATTTCCATTAATTGGTGTCAAGATATAGTTAGCATTTTTAAACATATCTTTAGTTGCAGCCTTGAGCCCTGATTCTTCTTTTCCAGCCATTGGGTGACCACCGATAAAATCTAAATCATCTCTAAGTTCAATCATAATTTCACTTATTAAATTACTCTTAATTCCAGCAGTATCTGTAATAACTGCTCCACTTTTAAATAAGTTCATATTGTTTTTCACAAAATCTATAGTCTTTTGAGGATAAACTGCAAGTATCACAATATCCGAATTACTAAGTGGTATTTCTGGACTTGTATATCCTTTATCAATAATGTTCATTTCCTCAGCTATATCTAAAACATCTTTATCAATGTCAATAGCCCAAATATTTTTAGGTTTTAATTCTCTTAGTGCCATAGCAAAGGAGCCACCTATAAGTCCTAATCCTACAATTGTAATGTTAAAGTCTGTACAATCCAAATTTACCACCTCTTAAACTATTCTATTTTGTGTTTTTGCAATTACTCTTATGGAATTTACAAGATCCTCAAATTTCTCCGGTTTTAATGATTGTTGTCCATCACACAATGCATTGGTAGGATCGTTATGCACCTCAATTTCAAGACCATCTGCACCAACTGCTATAGCTGCTTTCGCAAGTGACTCTACTAACCACCATTTACCAGCGGCATGACTTGGATCTACTATAACTGGCAAGTGACTAAGCCTCTTAAGTACTGGAATTGCACTTAAATCTAAGGTGTTTCTTGTGAAAGTTTCGAAGGTCCTAATACCTCTTTCACATAAAACTACATTTTGATTTCCTTCAGACATTATGTACTCCGCAGACATAAGAAGTTCTTCAATTGTTGCACTCATACCTCTCTTTAAAAGTATTGTCTTATTACATCTTCCTACTTCTTTTAAAAGATCGAAATTTTGCATATTTCTAGCTCCAATTTGAAGTACATCAGCATATTGCGATATTTTATCAACTAGTTCAACACTCATAACTTCAGTTACTATTGGAAGCCCCGTTATTTTTCTTGCTTCTAATAATATTTTTAATCCTTCTTCCTCCATTCCTTGAAATGCGTATGGAGAAGTTCTAGGTTTGTAAGCTCCGCCTCTTAGAAAATTAGCTCCTGCTAGCTTTACATCTTTTGCAATAGTTATCAATTGCTCTTCACTTTCCACAGCACAAGGCCCTGCAATTATCGCTAGTTCTTTTCCACCTATTATTCTGTTATCTACCTTTATTAATGAATCATCAGGATGAAAAAGTCTATTAGCTCTTTTGTAAGGAGCTTGAACTCTCATAACATTATCAACACATTCCTCTGCTTCAATCTGGCCTGCATTTATTGAACTTGTGTCTCCAACAATCCCTAAAATGCAACAGTTTTCTCCCTGTGTAATAAAGATGGCACAACCTAACCCCTCAAGTTTTTTCTTAATATTCATAATCTGTTCTTGTTTTGCAGTTGATTTCATTACGATTACCATTTAAAATTCCTCCTAAAATATTATTTTGATCTTAGTCTTAATAAGTCATTTAACTTATAAAAAATTATAAAAAAAGGAAGACCCCTTATAATGGGTCTTCCTTTTAAAAAAGGAGAACCCCTATAATGAGTCCTCCTTGCGTACAGACTTAGTTTACTTTCTATAAATCAGCATACGCTGGTATCATAGTTTTATTACTAAACTCATTATTTAAAAAAACCATATATTTTTTTTTGCACAAAAAGTAACTAACGCTAAAATAACGATAGCCCCAGCTAAAATAAAAATATACTTTTTTATTGATTTCCTTAATAATGATATTTTTCATAATAATAACACCTCACAAAAGTTTAAATTAATATCTTCAAATTCTTTAATGTTTAAATGATATAACATGTTAACATGTTTGTCAATGGTCTATTTCTCAAAAATTATAGGAACATAAGTTGATAACTAATTACCAACTTATGTTCCTATAAGAAAATCTCATCTTTACTATTCTTCAGATAAACCCCATAATTCTTGTTTTGACGTTGAAATAGCCATTGCTCCTGCGCTAATTGATTCCATTATATCCTTCTTATTTTGAATCAATCCCCCTGCTATAATTGGTACTCTCACTGCACTTCCTATATTTTTAATAATCTTACTTGCAACCCCAGGCATAACCTCTACAGCATCTGGAATTACAGATTGTATATTTCTTATTCCCGTTTCTAAAGCCAAAGAATCTACTGCAAATATTCTCTGTATAGCGCAGAATCCTAGCTTTCTCCCATTTTTTATATTTGTTGCCCTTGTAGTTATAATTCCATAAGGTTCTCCACATTGTTTTAGAAAAAGCAGCCCTGCATAATCTGCCTTTAATCCTTCTATTAAGTCCACGTGAACAAATACTACTTTGCCCGCCTCTTTAAGGTCCTCACATGTTTTCTTTAAATTTATTATGCTCCCATATAAGACAAACAC from the Clostridium sp. CM027 genome contains:
- the aroF gene encoding 3-deoxy-7-phosphoheptulonate synthase, which encodes MVIVMKSTAKQEQIMNIKKKLEGLGCAIFITQGENCCILGIVGDTSSINAGQIEAEECVDNVMRVQAPYKRANRLFHPDDSLIKVDNRIIGGKELAIIAGPCAVESEEQLITIAKDVKLAGANFLRGGAYKPRTSPYAFQGMEEEGLKILLEARKITGLPIVTEVMSVELVDKISQYADVLQIGARNMQNFDLLKEVGRCNKTILLKRGMSATIEELLMSAEYIMSEGNQNVVLCERGIRTFETFTRNTLDLSAIPVLKRLSHLPVIVDPSHAAGKWWLVESLAKAAIAVGADGLEIEVHNDPTNALCDGQQSLKPEKFEDLVNSIRVIAKTQNRIV
- a CDS encoding glycerol-3-phosphate responsive antiterminator, which codes for MENLEQLLIENPVIAAIRNEQDLKKVILSNVHIVFVLYGSIINLKKTCEDLKEAGKVVFVHVDLIEGLKADYAGLLFLKQCGEPYGIITTRATNIKNGRKLGFCAIQRIFAVDSLALETGIRNIQSVIPDAVEVMPGVASKIIKNIGSAVRVPIIAGGLIQNKKDIMESISAGAMAISTSKQELWGLSEE
- a CDS encoding prephenate dehydrogenase, with amino-acid sequence MDCTDFNITIVGLGLIGGSFAMALRELKPKNIWAIDIDKDVLDIAEEMNIIDKGYTSPEIPLSNSDIVILAVYPQKTIDFVKNNMNLFKSGAVITDTAGIKSNLISEIMIELRDDLDFIGGHPMAGKEESGLKAATKDMFKNANYILTPINGNKEENINLVTGIVRGMGCKSVVRLTPNQHDDIIAYTSQLPHVIAVSLIDCNSLIVGIPQFVGGSFKDTTRVATINGELWPELLFYNEENIVSKIEDFENNIKEIKDAIINHDEAFLKKRFENATNKRKEISKGV